A window of Schistocerca cancellata isolate TAMUIC-IGC-003103 chromosome 1, iqSchCanc2.1, whole genome shotgun sequence genomic DNA:
gacagcaggaattagttgtggcggcacctaccaacatttttcagaacttctgcttactttgcactcgattctaagccgcaggcgtttttttggattacaaaaacaggaaaaaaagtgcagcttagattcgagtaaatacggtactggtGTCACAGAAGATGCAATACTGCACACAAAGTCTGACTGGCCACTGAATTATCTGATTATTTTATCCCAAACAAGTCAGCTGCAGTCTTTCTGATACCCAAAATTAGTGTGGTGTATAGGAAATTGAAAGTTATATTATCTTATGTTCAGAATATATCAAACAGAACACCTACCAACAGATTTGCAAGAAGTATTGTCATTGCACTACCGAAGAATAAACAAGTGGACAAAGTGGAAACTACTGTATAATTAGTTTTGTGCCACTCACTCCTACAATGCTGACAAGTACATTATACAAAAGTTTACAAAAAAGTTCATAAGGAGCACTGGATAAGAAACATCAAAGCCAAATATGCGAAGAGACAGAGCTAGTTTCTTGATCTtacgaacagaaaaaaaactgtggacttacagaaaGTCTCATCAGTGTACTGAGGAATAACATGTTCAATACCATGAGAGGATGAAAGTAATCTACAACACCTACAAAAACATGCAGAAATAATAAAAGTGATCTAAACAGTGAAAGTTGTGTTGAGAAGGCTGTAAGGCACAATTGTAGTTTAGCACCAatattgtttaacctgtacatcaaagaagcaatgtttAAAACGTGCTAGAACAGCATACATGAAAGTTaagatttgaagctgactgtttcTCTGGCTGTAAGCAAGGAAAATTTGAGAGACCCTTAGCACTgacaaactgaaaaattatttcatacttttttttaTACAACCACAGATCTCAATGAATTCCATGACACTGATAGCTTTACTCAATGCAATTCTAACTGTACAAAACACAGAGTGAAGCAAGAACACACAGGGCACCTGAAGCAAAGTACTAGAAGTACAAAAGCATAAACCACAAAAGCTTTCTTTAACAACATATTGTTATGGAAAAGTTCTGGTCACCACATGGCTCTCTTCCACCCTAAACATTGCATCATCCATCCTTCGCTACAGTTTCATATTTTACATTTATGTTATCTCTCTCTCTTACTGCCAGTAATCGCACAAATTACCAGCCCAAACCAGCATGGTTGTAGGTGTCTTTTGTGGCCACCTACTGCAGTGGTTGCAACTGCTTCGATTACAAGTCGTGCTATACACCTACCCACTCAACCACTGGATCATAGCTAAATATTACCCATTATTCGTACAAAAGCTACCAGAGTTTTCCGATTTGTTTACATGTCTGTTGACAATTCAACACTTCTAATATTTGGTGAGCTTCCAGTTTTATTACAGAACTATTTCTGTAACTAAAGAAATTTACTGGTATTGGTTGTTGACAAGAATTTGCTAAAACTGTCACTCCTCAATACATCATTATTTGGATGAGAAGAATGATTAGTtgtaaaaccaaagaagaagaaattggaaacaGCTGTAATATGTTGTTACACACTGGTAATAGACACTGGTACaggaatgcatattcaaatacaaagatatgtaaacagacataatacagtgctgtggtcggcaacacctatataagacaatgaatgtctggcacagttgttagattggctattgctactacaatggcagtttgtcaagagttaagtgagtttgaacgtggtgctatagttggtgcacgagctatgggacactgcatctctgaggtagtgatgaagtggggattttaccttataaccatttcatgagtgtaccatgaatatcaggaatctggtaaaacatcaaatctctaacattgctgtggccagaaaaagatcctgcaacaatgggaccaatgacaactgaagagaattgttcaacatgacagaagtgcaacctttccgcaaattgctgcagatttcactgctggaccaacaagtgtcagcatgcaaaccttTTAATGAAACATCATTGGTATTGGCTtttagagccaaaggcccactcatgtaccctttatgactgcacgacacaaagctttacacctcgcttgtgcccgtcaacaataaaattggactgctgatgaccggaaacatgtagcctggtctgacaagtctcatttcagattgtatcgagtgaatggacatatacaggtatggagacaatctcatgaatccatggaccctgcttgtcagcaggggactcttcaagctggtggagggtttgTAACGGTGTGGGCACAtgtggttggagtgatatgggatccctgacatgTACAGATATGCTCTGACATATgaaacatatgtaagcatcctttcagatcacctacatccattcatgtccactgtgcattccaacagatttgggcagttccagcacGACAACacaacatcccacacatccagaattttcacagagtggttccaggatcactcttctgagtttaaacacttccgctggccaccaaactccccagacatgaacattattgagcacatctggaatgtgatgcaATGTGCTGcgcagaagagacctccaccccctcgtactcctatggatttaagggcagccctgcaggatttgtggtgtcaattccctccagcactacttcagacattagtcaagtccacgccacgacatgttgtggcacttctgtgtgctcacgggagccctacacgatattaggcaggtgtaccagtttctttggctcttcaatggaaAAGGTCTTCATAATTAGGCAGCAAATAAATCATGAACTCAACATTAATTACACAGACAAGACAAAAAAGAAGTCTCTTGAAGAGCTATTAGACATCCTACTGGCTGCAGAACACATTATTTTGAAAAGGAAGGAAGGCTAGGCTTTATTGCATTGTTGATAGGATCATAGGAAATTTAGCACTAGCTCAGAATGGAAAAGGATGGATAAGGGAATGCCTTGTTCTTGCAAAGGAAATGCCCCCACATTTCCTGTAAGTGATAAAGACAAACCACAGGAAACCTGAATGTTGATAGACAGATACAGATTTGAAATCTATACCTCTTAAACAAAATCCAGTGCCATAACAACTGTCTTCCATTGTCTTGAATCCATGGCACAGCTAGCCATTGCCTTCAGCTTAGTGCAAATCAGGAAGGCATACCAAACACAACTGATCAATTGATAAGAGGCGTCCAATTTAATCATTCATTAGTTTGCTTCCAGTCATAAACGACACTCTTGGTAACGAACTCTTGCAGGtctttttcattcattcattcattttgagCAATGCTGCAGTTGAAACAAACTTCTAAGACTTTAAAATCAGGGCAAATACATGTCAAGTgtaatttaaaataaattcatACTAAACCCAAACTATTTTATTCATCATTTAGCTCAACACGTACCTACAGATAGCATGTTCCTGCGAAACGTGCTTTTGCATATGGCAGACTGAATTCAGATAATAGTTGGTTTTCTGTAACAGtaagaaatttttgtagtggaaatagACGATTTTCATGAGTATCATTTTTGTAGTTAGAATAAATTAATGTGATGACAACCATATGAATACATTATTGACCCATTAGTACTGTGATTTACAACAGTCTAGCCAAATGGTAGGGCCACATGTAAAAGCAGCCATGTTACATACTAGCTATGCTGCAATTACCAattactgctctctctctctctctctctctctctctctctctctctctctctctctctctctctctcccccaccccactcTGTCTCCTCTATCTTTTCCTCACTGCATGACCCTGCTACTCTCTCCTTGCCTTGTGCATCCTTCTGCACATCAATTAGCCGTTGTAACAGAAGAAGGGCTCAAGCTCGAAAGCTAATATACTGGTTTCCATTCCGCGTGTGTATGAGCCACTTATCAATCTGCTACAGGTGAGTGGTTgtcttcccttattttacatacagTTCCATCAAGGAATTTCCAGTATTCTGACTGCTTCAGCCTTCCACTTTGCTCTAGCTGCAAACAGTTCTCATTGACATTTGTCATACATGCAACATGTGTGAAAACTTTGGAGGAATGCGCAGATTCTCCACCTTATATGCATTCTGTGCTCTTACACCTCTTACATGCATATTGGATATTATTCCCGTGGATCACAGCATGCTTTTTACTTTAGTCTCCTCAGCATTTGTTTTCCTTTCTAATATTAGGTTATGTTTTGAGTCAGAATCTATAAGAATTGTAGATTACAGTTCTGGCATAATATCTACTGTTGTGTACAGCTGTACACAAATCAGGATGTCAATAAGAGAATACTAAAGAGTAATAATGAAGTTACAGAAACAGCCAATGAATCTGTATGCTTAGGGCAATTGAAAACAACAAGCAGATGGATACTCAGAAGGATACATAGGAGAGTGAAAATTTACTTGGAACTCATATgagaaaataaattctgtattcCAAGGAAATACCCAATTGGCCTTAAATGGAAAGTCCACAACTGCTGAAATACTGGCAGTATTAATGTCTGGAAGAAAAATGATGTTAAATGATCAATACTGTGGATAGCCCAATCAGCATTGGAGAAATGCATGTTGGTCAAGACAAGAAGTGACAGATAAATTTAGACATAGAAAAAAGAAAGGATGGAAGTTCAGGACATAATAGTGGCTCTTACAAAACTGAACTGGAGATGGGCTAAGCATATAGTGAGATTAACAAATATGAGAAGGACTAAGGAAATTCTGTGTTTGATTCCTCACGATAAGGGAAAGGCTTAGATGCTGACATGATGGAAGATGGAGTAACTATATAAGGAAACATGCAGGACTAAGTTGGATATGAAAAGCAAAATATTATAAAGTATGGTGAAATCTGGAGAGGCCTGTATTTAGCAGTGGATGATCAATGGCTGATGATAAATGGCGGCAATGGTGATGGTGAGTTTTATCTAACTCTCTTATACATCTTTTCATCAAAATGTAATTAAActtatatacaacatatttacataaataatttattgtgcATTGTAATGCAGCTACCACCCAATGATGATTGGAAGGCCATTAATAGTAgcagaataaataattttaaatagaagcaatgatggataaaATTTATGTTGTATGAAGACATAGTAGCATGTCTGTGTCATTGAACATATGAGTACTCAAACCCATGTGGAGTATCTTTAGTTCTTAAACATTCAATTTCTTTTTTCAATTAATGGGAGTAGGGGTGCATTTGAagctcacttttgtacgtttttcttgcgtAAGTTGAAAACCAAGGCCTCTAGCAAAAGCATATCCCAGTAAAAAATTTCCTACACTGAAGGTCCAACGTTcaggatttttaattgtttttcatgtCACTcttctaccactgcacaaaaatttgtgtctacTTGAATTACCTCCCATACTCAATCTTTTTTCTCATCTTCGTTGACTGGGATATTACATCACTGGCATAGTCACATGTTTCATTAGCATTGTTGATCTAAATGTGCCCTTCTGGGTTCCGAAAAAGAATTAACTTTTGTAAATGTTATGAGAAACATTGACAATTTGATACAAATGTAATCCTAACAAACACAGTAGTTGCTGAGAAGGCCAGACAAACACACTgacatttaattgttaattttatgctgttacacttcacaaaatcaTTATGTACAATTTACACAAATATATGCCAGTAccaaattgaactacattaaattcccaaAAAAAGTcctcttcatttttttctctagactAATACTCTGTAGATAGTGAGTGAGAAAACACGAAAATTCGCATGACACATATGTGCTGTAGCTTAGGTGGTCTTAGTAGGCTAGTCTGAGGTACTGTCCCAAAATGACAGATCACAAGTGTCCTGTATAAATTAGTTTGGATCAACTTCTTTTACACCACTGTGGTAAACTATAAAACAACTAGTGTTTACAGCCAGTACAAGCAGTTACTCAGGCAGGTAAACAGAATACAACAAAACATTCAgttcattatggaaatggaaacagAAGACAATACATTATCACAAGATGTAAcaacaggtacagcttcaacatttGCAAAAGTAACAGCTACAAACATGAAACCATGCACTGACATTCACAAAAAATGGCAGTGATCAGAAATCTGGAATAAACACTATGCACAACACCTCTAAGTAAAGATAACTATCAAGATGAAATAAACATGATTATCAACACAGCACAAAACAATGGACACAAAAGAAGACCACACACAAAGCTAAACAACACCATTAAGATGAAAATACAAATAGAAGTCAGCAGATTTAAAAAATCCAGATGTATCAACACACAACAGCAACACTCAATGCGCACTCGCAAAGGAAAGCTCATCCCTCAAAATGAACACAAACTGGCACAACCATAACATATCACAACCAACTCTCTCACAAAAGTAGTAACATCTTCTAAAAACTTAGAACTTCTTCACAAAAAACAGCACAACACAAAAGAAATTGAAAACTGTGACAGAAGAGAAAGATGAATACAAGAGTGTAATCATTGGAACTCTATAAATATACAGTGATGACTGCAAGATATTTTAATATCTGGTCCTAAGATCATAAAGGGGCACTGAAGAGTACGTATCCCAACTCCACTAATGcagaactaataaaagaaaattgccCACTTTCACGATCCATCAGTCAGTCCTTCAGCATGAGGAAGACAATGTGCTATGCGCAACAGGAGAGCTGATGTGCATCTAGTATGTACAGAAAAACACACTGATAGATAAACATGATATATAAATTAATGTAATGAGAAAAACACATGACCACATGTGCTGCCATGAACCATTGCAGATATCCTACCAAAATAtgtagaattaaataatttcatatacatacaggatgttcattttaactgaagacacagAAATATCATGAAAACTACATGAAGGATTAAAAAAAGTTaatattccaatttgtttgtctcagaggGGGACAACATTGATACCACATTTGACCCCCATCTCCACCCTACCCCTTGAGTGGGTGGTGGGGAACAACTTTTAAGTCTTCaatgggaactcccattttttactaCAGATTAAGATCCTatggcaaaatctaaaaaaatgattcaaatggctctgagcactatgggacttaacatctatggtcatcagtccccatagaacttagaactacgtaaacctaactaatctaaggacagcacacaacacccagtcatcacgaggcagagaaaatccctgaccccgctgggaatcgaacccaggaatccgggtgcgggaagcgagaacgctaccgcacgaccatgagctgcggacggcaaaatctacatacttttttgtctgaagcattttcttcattttgccacagatggcactgtaatcagaggaatagaaatggatGCACACTCATTATTTATGATGTGCTACTCAATGGTCCTTGAATATCCtatggcacgtgggaccccaccttCATGCTGTGAggttaggacaggccagtattcataacttctaattggaaatctcattcgcaacattgtattcctccaacatatcaAACAGGGGACTACTCAATGCACCACTGTGGCTGGTGCTTGAGGTGAACGCTACTCTAGTTTTcaaattagagtaagtgttcaaatgtAGTACCACCAAATTCAATACATTTAGTGATCTGATTTTCAAATGACCCTACACAGGACAAAAGAATAATCTGCACGAATGTCAGCACAGGCATTTCTGATGTGGTCAACTATGTCTTCAGGGCCCACTGGCACTTGGTGGTACACCTTAACTTTTTAATTATCCCCATGGAAAGAAATCCAGTGATGTTAAATCTGGCAACCTAATGTGTCATAGTTCACTACACAGTCATGGTGGTGCATCGAGTAGTCCCTTGTTCCatatgttggaggaatacaacaatgcgaatggggtttccaataagAAGTTATGAAGTACTGGACTGTTCTACTCTCACAGCATGGAGTTGGGATCTCATGTGCCATTGCatgttcaagggccattgagtagcatgtcataaattacaattaaattagAATTGTGTTCCCACTTCAAATCCTCTGATTACAGTGTCATCTGTGGCAAAATGAAGAAATGCTTAAGAAAAAATATATGTTGATTTTTCCATAGAAtcttaatctgcaataaaaaatggggtgtTCCCatgaagatttaaaagttgcccaccCCCACCACCCATGCAAGGGGTGGGGTAGCAGGTCAAGTGTggtattgttggatgtcctcctaagagacaaacaaattggaattacagATCTTTTTGATCCACTGTGTAGTTTTCAACATAATTCAATGTCTTCGGTTAAaataaacatcctgtatataccACTGACAATGCCTAGCATGAATAAGTGAAATGTGTTTAGGGGAGACAAATAtaacattcagttgcaaaagatgGAATTTCTTCATAACTATATGATAGAGTATAACATAACTACAGTGCTTTCTAAAACTAAAAATAAGCTGACCACTCACtcacaaataaacaagaaacagCTTATTAATTTTTGGACTCAAATTTATTTAAGATGCTAATGATTCTCGTAATTATACCATTACTTAATGGCATAGGAAGTAGTACAGGACATTTACCACACTGAGTGTTGGTGAAGATGCACGAGATGAGCCAGCTGAAACTGGAGGGAACAGCTCTTGGGCAGAAGGTGGTTGTGGGGCTGGTTTCTTCTTTCTTCGTGGAACACTACCCACTGGTGTACCTGAACCCCCCACACTGGACAGTGAAGTGTTCGAATCATACCGATCACTGTTGCCACTTATAGTATCCTTCCGCCCTGCGGTTTTGCGTGGCAGTGGTTCAGGTGTAGATAGCGTCCTAAAAAGTAAGATAAACAGTAACCTTGAAACACTGCATTTCATAATGAATGAACTTTAAATATTTCATTACCTGCATGAAGGAAAGGCCTTTACAAATATGAATGGAAGTGACTGTGATGGTAAAAACAAGCATTATTACTCCAATTCCCTcacatggagggagggagggagggagggagggagggagggagggagggagggagggagggagagagacttTCATATGTCTTTCTTTGATTTTATATGTGAAATTGACAGCAACACAAATGTTCTACGAGAAAGTAAACACAAGCATAAAGGCATTGAAGGTAAGGTTACAGAGCTAGTAAGATGCATCTTTGGCCTAAAAAATTATAGATTTTCTTCTACACCATTCCTTTCTATCTAGTGTAATAGCATTGATCTGAGTAGTGCTACACTCATTAATGGACATGACAACTTTTACAGATCATTCACATTGAGATGATGCATCATCATATTACATATATGCATGTTGATCACATCATTGCCTCTGGTAATTAGTAACAAATAAATCAATGCATGGCACATCCTCAAATGTGTGTTTCCGGGTATGAAACTGTTCTCTCAAGTAAAATGGAACTTTGCATCAACACAGGAAAATAATTTTTGTGGTGCACCCTACCCATTTACCTGTTTCTAAAGTTAAAAATGCCCCAACTATTAATTTTCTTCTTTCCCACTGGACAGAAGTACaacatatgttttgtttcttttgtttgctGGAGATCATAGCTAACAACTTATTCTCACTTTCTGATAAATTAAATAAGCTTCATGATCAAGGCTCAGATTTGGTCTCCATCCAAGTTTCTGTTAGAACAATTTTCTAATGTGAGCATCATTTACATTTTCACCCTGTACAGAAACATGTATTCCAGTTACTATGTCTTCATGATAAAGAGAGGATAAAAAGTAACAACATGCACACATTCACCTATCCTTCATTCAGCTGTTTCCTTTGAAACAGaatattaatattataaatattacGCCATACTGTGTCAGCAAATTTATATATTTCACAGGCCAACTaggtaggaaaaaaattatatatgaacattttaCTTCACGCTAGCAGCtataatgttgcaaatggtttcaATTtcgtctctttaatttttttacttttttataatgTCAAAAATGTAATCATACTAGTGTTGCTGTAACActgcactggaaacactttcaTGTTACACCCTGCTTACTTGTGCTTTGTAGAACAAACTGGGTAATTCCAATAAATAGACATTTCTGCACAGTATAAGtaatgtatataaataaaagtttatCCTGTGATAAATGTACATGAAAGGAATGGTGTCAGAAATAGAGCTATACAGTGTCCTTAAGTCAATAAGAAAGGAACATGTTTTATGTATCTTTAATGGCACTaatgacagagacagagagacagagagagagagagagagagagagagagagagagagagaagttgtttcttatatttttaaaatgactgcacaagaaatacacaaaataaatgtgTACATTGACACATTCAGTAACAGTTCTTCTTGGTTAACAGCTGAGCAGAAGGAAAGGTATGATCTAGTTGGTGACTATGATCTAAAGACACAAATTCATTACTGTGAGAAACTGGACCACATTTGAATTAAGCTGGTCATTTATTATCAAACAGCTAGCAATACTGTCTTTGCCACAACTCAACAGGCACACAGTGTCTCATAGTACTAACTGCTCACAGTGTGTACCAACAAAGAGATTATTCACACATGATGAGTTTGTTAAGGGAAATTTATGGTACAAGTTGCTTGATATGGTCGAGGCGTGATGCAGTACATAGTGATAggccttgaattcagagaaatgtgaagtaaaaaaaagtaaaacttgTAAAATAGGATAATTCTGTTAACTTTGTGAATTACTCGTGATGTgagataatataaataaaatacccATTCCAGTTAACTGCTTCATAAGCGAATATTAGACATCAGGTCACTGGTAAAGCATGAGAAACCTGCACCTCACACCGTACATGAGCAGATAAGGTCCCTGCCATGCTAGATCAATAGCAATGTATGCAGCAGCAACATGATCATTGAGTAATTGGTAACCCCAATACTGGAGCAATAGAACACCGTACATTGCTTATCGAGTTACATCTCACGGACCAGCATTGTGAACTGAATTTAAAAATACTTTTTAGTTGTGGTCCGCTTTGAATGAAATGAGAGAAATATTGACTAGAAAAATCTATATATAATGATGTACTTCTGGTGTATGTTGACTGACATAGTGCAAGTGAGGATGCTTAATGTTTTCAATGCTAGTCGGTACTATGTCTatagcaaagtttttatttttgtcaaaGTTTTCCATTTCTTTTATGTTATCACCAGTGTAGCTGCCAGCTATGGAAGGTGGGTGTGAAAAGTAATGATACACTACGCAAAAAGATTATATCTAACATAGTAATGTGGGAATTAGACTTACTGTATTCATTAATATTCAATGATGTGTGTGGTCATGTTATGGTACTTTAATAATTCTCAATAAAATGAGTCTTCCGTTTAAAAGACAACTTAAATTTTGTAGTCTGTTGTTTATATGTAATGGTGATTTGgttgaattatttttattacaaaacagTTTATTTCCATACATAACACAGAATTGTACAGCATTACTTCATTTCTAAATTCGAAAACCTGTAGACACATCACTTTTAAACCTGAATGCAGGTTAAAACATACAACTCCTTAAATGCAACATAATCAcagtcacaatttttttattttatctatatTTGATAAACTTTATTTTTTATACAAAGTATGAGCAATTATGATACAGATCTTTCATAATTTTCTACACTAACAGTAAAAACACTTTGGTATATGAAGTTACACTACTAAGTTTAACATATATGTAGCTCTACTCACTTCAGATTCCTAGGCAGTGGCACAGGGGTTTTTGCAGCCTGTTCCCGTACAGAGGGTGGAATTTCTTCTTCACTggttacttcatcatcatcatctgagaaAGGATTGAGACTAAAATCTGGGGCTTTTATTAATCTCCTTTTGTCCTTAGGTGAATCCAGCTTTGTATCTACCCTGGGAGGGTTCTTTTTATTTCCTCCTACAATATTTTCACTGTGTTTGAGCTCATTGTCATCATCACTGGATTCAAAAggatttatatatttttgtttattaactGGGGTGGATGTTTTTATCTGAGATTTACTCTCACTGTCATCATCACTGTCTCCAAAAGGATTTAGTTCTTCAGGATAATCTGATAAGTTACTTATTTCAGTCTGTGCTGGGAGGTCTGCTACAGTGACAGCAGTTTCTGGACTAGTTACAATATTTCTGCTGTCACTTATGGAGGATGGTTTATTGTCAAGATTACTATCCTCTGGCTGAGTACTCAAAACACTTATGTCCGAGGTGTCACTAGTGTCCTTCAGATTGGAGAGAGGTGAATACATTTCTAAAGGCACTTCAGAATGTTCACTTTTTCCTTCTACTGGCAGTGTGGGTTTCACTGAGGTATGAACAGGTACCTGTTTGGAGTTATTTTCACACTCAATAGTTTTAAGTTTATCAAGTTTTTTATCTACACTATCATCATTTAAGGGCAAATTATTACTAGACAGTGCAGGAGAAACTTCACAATTCAATGTCCTTAAATTTTCCTCGGTTTTACTTTCCTTTTCTTCCTCAGAATTTTTTCGGTAATTAGCATACTTTTTATTTACATCTGTTTTTGATGCTTTTGAAGACTcaccattttcaaacattttaagaCGCATTTTCACTAATGAACTAGGTGACAGGATGTCACTTTCTTTGGTATTTTTTGAATCTGCTTTTCTGTTTTCCTGAGGCAAGTCTTTATGCAGTTCAACAGCAGTAAGAGGTTGGCTAACTTCACTTTTAACAGTACTATTATTTTTACTGATATCACTTTCACTGTATTTCAGATCTGATCCAGCAGTCCTTTCAGATGAACCTTCTGtaatttttgtttcagtttcaccACTATCACCACTATCACCAACTTTACTTACAGAGTCCACAGTAAAATCGGCAGTTCCTGATTTCGTATCAGATGTCCTAGTTTGTAACTCATCAACTGCAGGACTCAGTGGTGACTCAGAAACAGAAGAATTACTTGCTTGGTTTTTCTCTGCAGATGAACTTACGTCTGCATCCACAAGCCTACTTAAGAAATTGGCTCTTGCTCCAGTGTCCTTTACATGTGttggaggaaggtgtactgaagaTTTGGATGGAGTATCATTTGCTTCCTCTTCTGCCATTACTGATTCATCACTGCTCTCTGTAGGTGGTGTGTCAGGAATGCGAACACCAT
This region includes:
- the LOC126176444 gene encoding MICAL-like protein 1 — protein: MGEKRGMKALEMWCKRVTAGYPGVRIDNMTTSWRDGLAFCALIHHFRPDLIDFNSLNKDDIYHNNELAFRTAELHLGIPALLDAEDMVEYEVPDRLSILTYLSQFYQAFAGSQQNSPLGRSVNKRPLSTPEKVVVAESPPSKVAVRAASWRGREPCVGCGMPVFLAERLIVDKRLFHRSCFRCARCHNQMSVANCYETEGGSYCCETCPDEVLAVDGVRIPDTPPTESSDESVMAEEEANDTPSKSSVHLPPTHVKDTGARANFLSRLVDADVSSSAEKNQASNSSVSESPLSPAVDELQTRTSDTKSGTADFTVDSVSKVGDSGDSGETETKITEGSSERTAGSDLKYSESDISKNNSTVKSEVSQPLTAVELHKDLPQENRKADSKNTKESDILSPSSLVKMRLKMFENGESSKASKTDVNKKYANYRKNSEEEKESKTEENLRTLNCEVSPALSSNNLPLNDDSVDKKLDKLKTIECENNSKQVPVHTSVKPTLPVEGKSEHSEVPLEMYSPLSNLKDTSDTSDISVLSTQPEDSNLDNKPSSISDSRNIVTSPETAVTVADLPAQTEISNLSDYPEELNPFGDSDDDSESKSQIKTSTPVNKQKYINPFESSDDDNELKHSENIVGGNKKNPPRVDTKLDSPKDKRRLIKAPDFSLNPFSDDDDEVTSEEEIPPSVREQAAKTPVPLPRNLKTLSTPEPLPRKTAGRKDTISGNSDRYDSNTSLSSVGGSGTPVGSVPRRKKKPAPQPPSAQELFPPVSAGSSRASSPTLSVTLSPRSARKQRKSRPAPPPPLPSSLPPNATPGAEWEKTEKEAANRNRQSQTSVTLDSTSLTDQSPSAPNKSTFGQWKRKKGPAPPRPVPQRRQIKSMPMLEVKRELEDIEVKQQELERQGVKLEKTIRDKFEMTATEEEASMTPDVEDLVLQLFELVNEKNELFRRQAELMYLRRQQRLEEEHADLEYQIRCLLERPEHTKTDSDKAREEELIQRLVEVVERRNEIVECLEMDRIREAEEDQSIHTQLGIFAAKNKAANEKKVISNVKAETKAIKKDKKLKKLKEKALHKKATKAPVDADKDIDEAEVLTENTKEKKTKKKWFI